Below is a window of Humulus lupulus chromosome 9, drHumLupu1.1, whole genome shotgun sequence DNA.
TCCATCTCCCTCAATCCGCCACCTGTCTCACTCGATTTGTTCCTTACTCCGCCGCCCTCTTACACTCGCGGTCTCCTTCAAATTCGGAAGTTTGAGTTTGAAAGTCGGGAATTCCATAGCACCTTCTTCCTCTTATCGATCCATATTGCTTCCTCCGTCAAGTTCTTCACCAAAACGGGAGGCCCAGAGTCAGAGCCACCGCCGCCGGTATTGCTTTAGGGTTTGAAGTTTAATTTTGTTGATAAAATTCAGTGGTTCAAAACCTAAATTCACAATTTTAAATGGAATAAGTTAACAAAACCGAGAGAAAGAGGTTCAATTAAGTTAATAAATAAATGGTATAAATGATTTTTGATTTTGAATGTGAGATGTAAAtcttttaatgataaaaaaaatttagaGGTTCAGACCTCATTAATAAGTTTAGAATTTTAGCTTTTTTTCAAGTGATAAAACTGAAATTTGAGGCCCAATTTTGGGTGAAATCTGAAATCCGATCTGAAACCTGTTCGAAATCTGGTAGGAAATCCGAATATTTTCTGACTGGTTTGCATAGCCTTTTTCAAAATCCTGAATCTGTAAAACCAGAGTCCGAAAATCCGAAATTTGATTCGTGTGCACCCCTGCCAATTGATCATATTCTCCCTGCGTTTCATATTCATGCTTTCTGTGCTTAATTTTGTTTGTGTAGTAGtcttttaataattttttcttgAGATGTTTGATATTCGATATGTCCTCAGAGCAAAGAAAATGGCATGGAGAGGACAATTATCAAAGAATTTGAAGGAGCTTAGGGTTCTGCTCTGCCAATCGTCCCCTGCGAGCTCCGCCACCAGGTCTTCATTCTTTCCCAAAAAAACTTTCATCCATGGCCACAGTGAGTTTTGAGTAGTGGGTCATTTTAAATAACAACAAAAGTCATATAAAAATTTGTAGGTgtatcatttttatttaatttttgttaatgGACTTGAAAAATGGTTTGTGctcttactttttcttttttggCAGAACATTTGTAGAGAAGAATTACCAGGATTTGAAAGCACTGAACCCGAAGCTTCCAATCTTGATCCGGGAATGCAGGGGAGTTGATCCTCAGTTATGGGCAAGATATGGTATTTTTTGTCTTTTTAACTTATGGCATGGATTTTAAACTTCTGATTTTCCTTTAGATTTGTGAATTTAGCCTGAAAATTCTGACACATTTTAATACAACGTGCTTGGTTGATCCAAAAAGGATATATAGCTATAAGATTTGTAAAGTATGGCCTCTACTGAATCAGCTGGCTGTGATGATGAATCTGATAATGTTTTGCTACTGAAAAATTTATAGGTATCTTATTGAATTGGAAAGTATTATACTTGATAATATCTGGTAGCAATACTAGAAATGTATAATGTGTATTACAGAAAGTGAAAATCCTTGGTTTATTAGAATTAGAGTGGGAGAAGTATGCTTTCTAAGATATTGCAGAATATTACACATTTTTTTTCCTCCAAAAAATGCTtagaatttttaaattaattcattGAATCTTTGAAGCGTTGCATATATTAGGAAATGTTAGTTCTTATGTTTGAAGCTGTAATGTTGTCACTTGACAAGCCTGAATGTTTACCAGTGACAAATTTTACAATATTCAATTTCTACTATAAatgcatattatgttttattGTTTCTATTAGGGTTACCGTATGCAACCCAACACCTTGACCTGGAGACACATCCcaagtgtttttttttcttttgaataaACCAAGTGTTTTATTGTTAATGTTTCATTTGAAAAATGCATTTGGAAACCAGTTTTAAATTGTGATGACTACTGTTATTGAAGTTACAGACCACCTTAAAGCTATCTCTTTAAAATGACaccttaaaaaaataaagatttagGTTATATAGTAGAAGATAAAACTTCGAACTGAGTTATCATATCATATTGGCAGTTTCACTCTAAAATTGGCATCCCCATCAATTATATATCATGCTTAACTGTAAGATTGAAGTGACTAAAAGCACAAATTGTAAAATGGTCGAGCCATGAGATGATATGATTAAGTGTTTATGTGCTAATTCGTTTTTTACCTTTTCTTTATGGGTTGAATTTTTTGGCGGTTTAATGATCaaagaattaataaaagttaaATGTTGTTTTTATATTATGTTGAGTTGggcttttttgttttgtttcgaAGCACCATTTCTTTTCAATGTAGTTAAGTGGCACCACAACCTCAACCTCAACATTAACTTTATTTTATAGCAATCCATTGAAGTTATATCAACCATGCCCTTAAGCTAAGGATTTGATGATAAAAAGCTGTATCCTTGCTAGCATAGGAATTAAACATACATTGCAGTTTATTTTCAAGTTTCAAGTAAATTCTAATGAGAATATAGTTCTCCTTGGTTGCTTCCTGAACATAACATTATCTTATGATCTTCGTGGCATTTGGTTGCTGAGAAGACATGGGTGTAGAGAGGGGTGTACGATTAGAAGGTCTTAGCGAGGCACAGATTTCAAAGGCACTTGAAGACCTTGTGAAAGCAGGGGCAGCTGGGACTAAAGCTTGATCAATTGTTCATGCAATAAGAAGAATGTTAAAGAATGAAATAAAATCTTTCTCGTGGAAAACATTTCAATAGAATACTTGTCTGGCCTTTTCGTTTTGGCTCCAATGCAATGTCTCTCTTTTGAGAATAACTGTTTCAGCCAAATGTTTGGTAATGCATCTTTTGTAATTTGAACATTACATGGATTAAATTATGTAGGTTAGATGCAAAATTGGAGCACTTTTGGGTGATGGAACTTGATTTAAGCATTAAGCCTTTCTGTTTAACATATAGAACATACTTCAATAGTTCTTGAGTTTGTGATCATCAAACCATTGGATTTGGTTTTCATGTTGGGAAACTGCAGCAGCAAGGACCTCTTTTTAACAATAATAATGCAATCAATTTTCGGAAATTTATATAATACATTTTATTTTGATTAAAAGAATCATTTTTAAGGACTAaagaagtttttttttctttcaattttacaTGTCTTagaaattatttatgtttttacagttttgcttgtttttttttttttattttgtgttggtttttttagttgttttcgtattgatttttagttgtttaagtttatatatatatttgttctaTTGTTGTTATGTTAATGTCTAATTAGTATTTAGTTGTTTTtagatatattttaattttttaaaatataatagtaTGTAGTAGGTTGACTTCTTGTCAAATTGTTGTCTTTCAGTTGTTTTTTAATGTGTTAGTATGCAATGGGTTGATGTCTAGTTGTTCAATTGTTGtcttttaagttatttttttgacAAATAAAATTGTTTGAAAATCGTGTTTTTGAAAACCTAAGAAAGtagttttggaaaaaaaaaaatcacgaaTAGAAGAAAAGTAAACAAAAAGATTATTCCTCATTAATTTTCACTAATATGAAATTTTGAATGTCCACGTTACATTATTAAGAAATTATGAACATTTGGGAAAATTAACACTTAACTGAACACTTACTTTTTCATTTATGGACGGAGAGAATTGTGACTCCTCCCTCAGTCGTAAATTCTTCTTCTATGTTTAAGCTTCAAATTGGAGTTATACTACTTTACATATAGAATATAGAAATGAATAGGTAACTATGCATAAACTTAAAATTTGTCACTTAATCATTACAAAAGAAGCAATAATCACTTGAAATGGAAAGATACGAGACGTTGAGGGTAGAAGTAAGAATATTGGCAAGTGTTTGTAGATGGGACCTCCAATGAACGTCATGCTAGAGTCGGTCTAATTTTAGTAACACTCGAAGGATACCGCATCCATTGCGCTCTAAGGTTCGGGTTTGCTGCCACAAACAACAAAGtcgagtacgaagctctattaGTCGGGTTGAGAATGACGATGGAGTTAAAACCCAAACTTTTTAAGATAAAGAGTGACTTCCAGGTAGTTGTCAATCAAATATTGGGCAAGTATCAAGCCCGTAGAATTAAGATGGTGTCGTATTTGGCTAAGGGAAAAGGATTTGCTCGCTCAGTTTGATTATTTCGAAATCGAACAACTATCGAGAGAGCAAAACTCCAATGCTGATGCATTGGCCATGTTAGCAAGTGCGAAAGACACGAAGACCATCAATATCGTGCCGATTGAGTTCTTGGCGGCTCCAAGTATCGACAACCCCATACTTGGCGACCCTGAACCTAACAACCCCAAGGATAGCGACGCCAGGGAGGCAATGTTGATTGACGAGGTGGATTCTTGGATGACTCCTATTGTAAAGTACCTAAAGGAAGGAATCCTCTCGGCAGAGAGAAACCAAGATAGAAAGATCTTGTACCATGCCCCATGCTACATCATCCATGACGGTCGCCTATATTCACAAGGCTATTTAATGCCACTACTGAGGTGCATCACAAGGGAGGAAGCTCAACCACTACTTTAAGAAGTACATGAAGAATTTTGGGGTGACCATGTTGGGGGGCAAAGCCTCTTGAAAAATATACCCTGTCAAGGCCATTTTTGTCCATCCATGAagaagattcaatggagtacatcaaaaagtgtgataaatgccagcggtTTGCAAAGATCTCACGAGCCCCTCCGAAAGAACTGAAAAAGATGCATAGTCGTCCGTGGCCATTCatagtgtggggaatcgacctcatcaACCAACTTCTCACGGGTCGCGGGGTAGTGAAATATGTTGTGGTTGctatcgattacttcaccaaatggtgCGAGGCTGAGCCATTGGTGACCAACACCTCAAGGAAAGTGCTGGACTTCATTGTGAAAAAAATAATTTGCTGGTACCGGTTGCCCCATAAGATAGTTTCCGATAATGGAACTCAATTTGACAACGAAcacttcacaaacttttgtgttCGCCATAGAATTGTGAAAAGCTTTTCGTCAGTTGCAAACCCGCAGGAGAACAGACAAGTTGAGGCAGCCAATAAGACCCTCAAAGACACACTTAAGAAATACTTGGAGGTGGccaagggggcatggccagacgAACTCCCCGTAGTGTTATGGTCATACAAGATGATGAAAAGAACTTCTATTAGGCACAACCCCTTCTCGCTAACATATGGGTACGAGGCGATGTTACCAGTCGAAGTAGATATGTACGCCCTACTTCCtcagagtcgttactaagtgggttataaacgtgcaattaacgtactaatcgaggttttaagacaaaagtgtagctaaaccataaacaaagtcacatatttgaaaatatacccattcattgaaaattataaagtatttaacatttaggatcccaaaatactgtttagaaatatatttacaactctaaaatatgattaaagtcgactaaacgacaaaactaggtttaatacaaacatctcccaaaaatacccctggccgtggtagccaggcaggccaaacatgtacgcgtcgcttcacgctcttcgtactcatggtagGTCGACCTTCCTCTTGCCCTTaccagcacccgtgagccgaagcccagcaagaaaactcacacaagcaaataacatacgCATAtttatcattcaacatataatcaagccctcaacaggctaaacacatacgaccatgccatcccaggtgctttaccaggccctgggttcgcggtctacaccgtgaggatatcccatgtatcctatagggtctcgccctagcaactcgcactccgcgttctaaacgctgctcccggagccttcgccgttcctggccctcgccgttctcggccttcatcgttcccgaccctcgccgttctcggcccttgccgttcattcacatatatgcacacatagtaTAATAAAACAACTACTTaagcacatataaacataatcaatggggctacgccctgcaacacaatcatatagggttgtgccctgcaacatAAGCTATAGGGcatcgccctgctctacgggtacatcagttttcttacctgtgtcccaagctactcgagcaccgcgatcacgagcacagtcctcaaacccgagccttgaagagaaatcctagtcacaacgcatgaataaAACCAACTATCAAGTTCTAACTCATTAAATAGTTTTGAGACttaactctaacctccgggaccttggtttctaccaaactaggtagtagaaaccttcccgaaccttaacgttcaagttctcgagttaaaaaccctcattttgccaaaaatccactttTTGGCCGCAGCCCGGCCTTccttgagcgccgcggcgcgccccaaaGCAGAGGCGAAATTGCCTCACATCTActagcctagggccgcggcgcccaaacctTGCGCCACGGCGCCTGGGAAATTCCTCGAAG
It encodes the following:
- the LOC133802561 gene encoding NADH dehydrogenase [ubiquinone] 1 alpha subcomplex subunit 2; translation: MAWRGQLSKNLKELRVLLCQSSPASSATRTFVEKNYQDLKALNPKLPILIRECRGVDPQLWARYDMGVERGVRLEGLSEAQISKALEDLVKAGAAGTKA